A genomic window from Glycine soja cultivar W05 chromosome 10, ASM419377v2, whole genome shotgun sequence includes:
- the LOC114371499 gene encoding uncharacterized protein LOC114371499, with the protein MVVTMMSWPPWPPLSSKKFEVVFIVRRLEGSTSMEKAEEKSKVSKQGPKTRASVAGVTSINLAEYAPAAVDKETEIVVPLNVPGTNDITILSFFDAVQRSTMCVPSSPYSVVALAINKDEFTTLKAGLRRVKFFADYVSTGRAKKASSKDEGSDGRSSNRSEDFENRYTSNVDSLDNDAAIKSEVNEEDSCVRHSLSYETLASGNYVGGSPYSGSTINGKDECWIYYSSQKSDYGGAHVENYNTCDQVEHQNSKHRILSWRKRKLHFRSSKVKGELLLKKHGEEGGHDIDYDRRLLSSSDDYTSGKWHKIENIITSPSFVPEFEENSFTVGS; encoded by the exons ATGGTGGTGACAATGATGAGTTGGCCTCCATGGCCACCTCTCTCATCTAAGAAATTTGAAGTAGTTTTCATAGTGCGCAGGCTTGAAGGGTCAACAAGTATGGAGAAAGCTGAGGAGAAGTCCAAG GTATCTAAGCAAGGGCCAAAAACCAGAGCTTCTGTAGCTGGTGTTACATCAATAAACTTAGCTGAATACGCTCCTGCAGCTGTAGATAAAGAGACTGAAATTGTAGTTCCTTTGAATGTCCCTGGCACCAATGATATTACTATTCTCTCATTTTTT GATGCAGTGCAAAGATCAACTATGTGTGTTCCTTCATCACCCTATTCTGTTGTTGCTCTCGCAATAAATAAAGATGAGTTTACCACACTTAAAGCGGGTCTGAGAAGAGTAAAATTCTTTGCTGATTATGTATCAACTGGAAGAGCCAAGAAGGCAAGCTCCAAAGATGAAGGAAGTGATGGTAGGAGCTCCAACAGAAGTGAAGATTTTGAAAATAGGTATACATCGAACGTGGATTCACTGGATAATGATGCTGCAATTAAGTCAGAGGTGAATGAGGAGGATTCTTGTGTGAGACATTCATTGAGTTATGAGACTCTGGCCTCTGGAAACTATGTAGGAGGATCACCATATTCAGGTTCAACTATTAATGGTAAAGATGAGTGCTGGATCTACTATAGTAGCCAAAAGTCTGATTATGGGGGTGCACATGTTGAGAATTATAATACATGTGATCAGGTTGAGCATCAGAATTCAAAACACCGAATCCTTTCTTGGAGGAAAAGGAAACTTCACTTTAGATCTTCCAAGGTGAAAGGGGAGCTACTTCTGAAAAAACACGGAGAAGAGGGTGGACATGATATTGACTATGATCGTAGGTTGCTGAGCTCTTCTGATGATTACACTAGTGGAAAG TggcataaaatagaaaatatcataaCTAGTCCATCATTTGTTCCTGAATTTGAGGAAAACAGTTTCACTGTAGGGAGTTGA